ACCCGCACAACGACCGCGGGACCGGCGTCGCCTGCGCCGAACTCGCCGTGAAGGCGGGCGCCCAGCGGGTCGAGGGCTGTCTGTTCGGGAACGGCGAGCGGACGGGCAACGTCGATCTGGTGACCCTCGCCCTCAACCTGTACGCGCAGGGCGTCGACCCGATGATCGACTTCTCCGACATCGACGCGGTGCGTGACGTGGTGGAGCACTGCAACCGGATTCCGGTCCACCCGCGGCACCCCTACGGCGGTGAGCTCGTGCACACGGCGTTCTCCGGCACCCACCAGGACGCCATCGCCAAGGGCATGGCGCACCACGCGAAGCAGGCCGCCGAAGCCGGGGTGAGTGCCGGCGAGGCCCCCTGGGAAGTGCCGTACCTGCCGATCGACCCGGGCGACATCGGCCGTACGTACGAGGAGGTCATCCGCATCAACTCGCAGTCGGGGAAGGGCGGGATCGCCCATCTGCTCCGCACGCACCACGGGCTGGACCTGCCGCAGGCGATGCGGCCGGACTTCTCGCAGACGGTGCAGCAGGTCACGGACAGCACGGGAAGCGAGCTCTCCCCCGGCGAGCTGTGGGACCTCTTCCGCACGACGTACGTCGCACCCTGTGGGGAGGGCCCCTTCGTCCTGGAGTCCTGGAGCACATCGGAAACCGGTCCCGGCGCACACGAGTTCAGCTGTGAACTGCGTGCCGAGGGACAGGTCCGCTCGCTCCGCGGCACCGGGAACGGCCCGCTGTCGGCACTGACGGACGTCCTGCGTTCGGCGGGCGTCACGGTCGACGTCCTCGGCTTCGCCGAGCACTCCACGGCCACCGGCCCGGGCAGCCCCGCGGCCGCCTACGCCGAGTGCCGGGTGGACGGGACCGTCAGCTGGGGAGCCGGCTGGGACACCTCGGTCCTGGCCGCCTCCGTCCACGCGGTCATGGCCGCCGTCAACCGGGCGGGAGGGCTGACCCGATGACGCACACGCCGCCGGTGCTCCGGGTGCACGACGTGGACGTCGTGCGCGACGGGAACCACATCCTGAGCGAGGTGTCGCTGACCGTGGGGGCGGGCGAGCACTGGGCCCTGCTCGGTGCCAACGGCGCCGGCAAGAGCACCCTGCTCGGCCTCCTCGGGGCGCTCACGCATCCAACCCGCGGCACGGTCGAGGTCCTGGGACACCTGCTGGGCCGGGTCGATCTGCGTCTGCTCCGCACGTACGTCGGTCATGTCGACCCGCGTCACGCGCTGCGCTCACCGCTGAAGGTCAGGGACGTCGTCCTGACCGGACTGACCAACAGTGTCGAGCCCGTGCCCCGGTGGCGGCCGACGGCGGAGCAACTGACCCTGGCCGAGGACCTCGTCGCCCTGCTCGGCCTCGCCGCACGGCGCGACGCGCGGTGGCCGACGCTGTCCCAGGGCGAGCGGGGACGGGCCCTGATCGCACGGGCGCTCATGCCGCGGCCACGGCTGCTGCTCCTCGACGAGCCGGCGACGGGTCTGGACGTCGCGGGACGTGAGCAGCTGATCGAACGGATCGACGGTCTGCAGCAGAGCTCGCCGGAGCTCGCCTCGGTCCTGGTCACGCACCATCTGGAGGAGCTCCCTCCCGGTACGACGCACGCGATGCTGCTGCGTGACGGGCGGTGCCTGGCCTCGGGGCCCGTCGACGAGGTGCTGACCAGCGATCGGATCAGCAAGTGCTTCGACCATCCGGTCCGTCTCTCCCGCTTCGAGGGCAGGTGGAACGTCCGGACGAGCCGCCGGCCCGGCTGACGGCCGGGCCCCGGGACGGGACGACGGCTGAGGCCGGCCACGGGCCCGCGGGTCAGCCGGCCCGGGCGGCGGACCGGCCATCCGCGACTGCGTCCGCCGCCCCGGCCCGTCCCGTCCGGCGGAACGAGGTGACGGTGTGCCGGACGAAGCGCCGGATGCCCGGCGTCGTCCGCTCCTTCGGCCAGACCAGCCGCAGAGGCACGGCCGGCCCGTCCTCCAGAGGGATGCTGACGGTTCCGTCGGGCGCGCCGCCGCCGCCCGACGGTGGCGCGGCAAGCGCGACCGCCTGCCCGAGGCGGACGACCGCCAGCATCTGCAGACCGTCGCTCACCTGGGGTCCCGGCGTCCCCGGCAGCCCGTCCGGCCAGAGGACCGGGTCGTTGAGCTGAGCACCCGGGCCCTGCCAGCCGAGCAGTGGTTCACCGGCCAGGTCGGCGATCCGCAGGGTGCCCGCCCCTGCCAGCCGGTGCCGGGCGCCCACCAGCACGCTGATCCGTTCGCGGCGCAGCACCACACTGCTCAGTCCCGTCCCGCCCACGAGGGCCCGGACGAGCGCGATGTCCGCCTGCCCCGACCGCAGCCGGCCGAGCTGGTCGTCGATCGTTCCGACGGCCGTCCGGGCCGGATGCGGCGGGTCGGCCTCGTTGTACGAGCGGACCATCCTGTCCAGCAGGGCCGCGTCGCATCCGGGGCCGGTCACCGTCACCGAGGCGTTCCGCTCGGCCGCCCGGCGCACCCGTGAGGTCACGTTCCCCGCCTGGGCCAGGAGGGTCCGGCCCTCCTCGAGCATCGCGTGACCGGCGGCGGTGAGCGTGGCGCCTTTCGGCGTGCGCAGCAGCAGGGTGGCGCCGACGGCCTTCTCCAGGGCCAGGATCGCGCGGGAGAGCGCGGGCTGTGTCATCGACAGGCGTTGCGCGGCGCGGGTGAAGTTGCCCTCCTCCGCCACGGCGATGAAGTAGTGGACCTGCCGGATCTCCACGTCACCCATGAGCGCATCCTCCCACCTGAACCCATGCCCGCGCGGCATCGGGCCATGCCGGACCGGAACTTCCGTGATCGCCGCCGGCGCGGTCTGCTGGAGGCACGGACGAAGGGCGCCCCGCCCCGGCCGAGGCATCGAGCAGGAGCACGGCATGACTGAGTACACACCGAGGGCAGTGGTGACGGCCGGGACCGGCGGCATAGGGCTGGAGACGGCCCTCGGGCTGGCGCGCCGGGGCTGGGACCTCACCCTCGTCGGTCGCGACCCGGACCGCGGCCGGGCGGCGGTGTCCCGGGTCGACGGGGCCGCGGGGCGCCGCGCCGGGCGCTTCGTCCGCGCGGATCTGTCGTCCCTGGCCGGGACCCGGGTGCTGGGGGAACGGCTCGCCGGTGAGGGCGGCCTCGATCTGCTGGTGAACAACGTGGGTGGCATGTGGACCGAGCGCCGGGAGAGCCCGGAGGGGATCGAGCTGAGCATCGCCCTCAACCACCTCTCGCCCTGCATCCTGACCGGGGCGCTGACCGACGCGCTCGCCGAAGCGGCACCGAGCCGCATCGTGAACGTCACGTCGGGCGCCGTCGCCGCCGCGCAGGGCGTGTTCGACGAAGCCGAGCCGCCGGGCCCCCACTACGGTCTCGCCGCAACGGGGCGGGCCAAGCTGGCCCACCTCGCGCACACCGTGGAACTCGCCGAGCGGCTCCGCCCCCGGGGCATCTCGGTCTTCGCCGCCGATCCCGGCGCGGCCGCGACGGACAACGCGGCGCAGATGACCGTCGACATCCTGCCCCCCGCGCTGCGACCCCACTGGGAGGAGATCAGGAAGGGCGTCTCGGCACCGGTGGCGGCGGCCGCGACGGGTCCGCTGGCCGCCGCCACCGATCCGGCACTGGACGGACGCACCGGCCTGGTGATCGGGCCCGGCGGAGCCGTCGACGAGACGCTCCTGGCCTTCGTCACCCCCGGACTCACCGAGGCAGTGCGTGTCTGGACGGCCGGTCTCATGGCGAAGGCGGGCCAGGCGTCCTGACGGGGCCTACCGCACCAGGCAGGGCCGCTTGGCGTCGAACGTCCAGCCGGGCACGAGGTACTGCATGGCGTCGGCGTCGTTCCGCGCGCCCAGAGCCTCCTTCAGGTAGAGCTCGTGGGCGGCGTGGAGGCGGTCCGTGTCGAGTTCGACGCCCAGCCCGGGTGCGTCGGGGACCGCGATCTCGCCCCCGGAGATGCGCGGCGGGGTGACGGTGAGCCGCTCCAGGCCCTCCTGCCAGATCCAGTGCGTGTCCAGGGCGTTGTACTCCCCGGGGGCGGCGGCACCGCAGTGCGTGATCATGGCGAGGGAGATGTCGAAGTGGTTGTTGGAGTGGCAGCCCCAGGTCAGACCCATCGCGTTGCACAGCTGGGCCACGCGGACCGACCCCTGCATGGTCCAGAAGTGCGGGTCGGCGAGCGGGATGGACACCGACTGCAGGGCCAGGGCGTGGGTCAGCTGCCGCCAGTCGGTGGCGATCATGTTGGTCGCGGTCGGGAGGCCCGTCGCGCGGCGGAACTCGGCCAGGACCTCGCGCCCCGAGTAGCCGTCCTCCGCCCCGCAGGGGTCCTCGGCGTAGGCGAGGGTGCCCACCAGCGGGGAGCAGAGTTCGACCGCCTCGCGCAGCGACCAGGCGCCGTTCGGGTCCAGGGTGATCCGCGCCCCGGGGAAGCGGTCCTTGAGCGCGGTGACGGCCTGGACCTCCTCGGCGCCCGGGAGGACTCCGCCCTTCAGCTTGAAGTCCCGGAAGCCGTAGAGGTCGTAGGCGGCCTCGGCCTGGCGGACGATCGCCCCGGGGGTGAGGGCCTCCTCGTGGCGGATGCGGTACCAGTCGACGTCGGCCCCGGGTTCGCGGGCGTAGTCCAGCTCCGTGCGGTCGGGGTCGCCGACGTAGAAGAGGTAGCCCAGCACCCGTACGGAGTCCCGCTGCTGACCGTCGCCCAGCAGGGCCGCGACCGGCACGTCGAGGTGCCGGCCCAGCAGGTCCAGCAGGGCCGACTCGACTGCCGTGACGGCGTGCACGGTGGTCCGCAGGTCGAAGGTCTGGGCGCCCCGTCCGCCGGAGTCGCGGTCCGCGAAGCGGCTTCCGATCTCACGCAGGACGCGCTTGTAGTCGCCCACCTTCGCGCCGAGGACCAGCGACTCGGCGTCCCGGAGGGTCCTGGTGATCTTCTCGCCCCCGGGCACCTCCCCGAGTCCCGTGCGGCCCTCGGAGTCCTTCAGGACGACGATGTTGCGGGTGAAGAAGGGGCCGTGGGCGCCGGAGAGGTTCAGCTCCATGCAGTCGCGGCCGGCGACGGGATAGACGGCGAAGTGGGTGACGGTCGGCTGGTTCATGCTGGTCGGGTTCCTTGGGTGCGAGGGGGAGGCGGGCCTGGAGCCGGGGTGCGGGGCCTTCAGAGGCCGATGACGTCGAGGGTCCACTCGGCCGCCAGGACGCCGCCGAGGCCGAGGACGGCGAGCACGGTCGTGTAGCCGGTGCGGACCTTGATCGCCTGGATGACCGAAAGGTTGAAGTACTCCTTGAACAGCCAGAATCCCGGGTCGTTGACGTGGGAGAAGGCGATCGATCCGCACGAGACGGCGAGCACCATCATCTCGGGGTGGGCACCGCTCCCCGTGAGGAGCGGGAGCACCACGCCGGAGGCGGTGACGACGGCGACCGTCGCCGAGCCGAGCGCGATGCGCAGGATGGCGGCGATGAGCCAGGCCAGGATGATCGGCGAAATCGCCCAGTGTTCCGTGATGTCCTTGATGTAGTCGGATATCCCGCCTTCGACGAGGACGTTCTTGAACGCCCCGCCCGCACCGATGACCAGCAGGATCATCGCCATCGCCTGGGCTGCCGAGGAGCAGGAGGCGCTGACGTCGGCCAGGCTGCGGCCGATCCGCGGTCCGAACGCCCAGGCCGCCAGGAGGAGGGCCAGCAGAAGTGCGATCGGTGCCGAGCCGATGAAGGCGACCCCGTGCAGGAAGGGGCTGTCGCCGGACACTGCCATGTCGACCACGGCGGCGCCGGCGATCAGCGCCACGGGGAAGAGCGCCACGAACAGCGACCAGCCCATGCCGGGCATCTCCTCGTCGGTGAACTCGCGCTCACTGACCAGGCCCTTGGGTATGGAGGGGTTCATCGCCTTCACGAACGGCAGCCGCGGCCACAGCAGCGCGACGAGCGCACCCGCCGGCACGGCGATGAAGAGGCCGTAGAAGAGGGTGTGGCCGACGGAGGCGTGGAACGTCGCGGCGACGGCGGTGGGGCCGGGGTGCGGAGGGAGGAAGCTGTGCATCGTGGACAGCGAGATCGACATCGGCAGGCCCACCCACAGCAGGTTCACCCCGGTGACCCTGACGAGGGTGAACGCGATCGGCACGATGATGATGAAGGCGACCTCGTAGAACATGGTCACGCCGATGAGCATGGACGTGACCACCATGGCCAGCTGGACCCCGCGCGGCCCGAAGGCGTCGAGCAGCTTGCCCGCGATCCTCTGGGCCGCTCCGGAGTCACCCATGATCCGCCCGACCATCGCACCGAGGCCGATGGTGAGCATGGTGTCGCCGATCTGGTCCCCGATTCCGGCCGAGAGGACGTCCGGTATCTCGACCGCCGGTATCCCCTGGACCAGAGCCACGCCGACGGCTACGAGCAGCAGCGCGGCGAAGCCGTTGAGCTTCATGCGGGTCATCAGGAGCAGCAGCACCACAACGCTGATCCCGACTACGACGAGCGGCATGTCAGTTCCCCTTCGAACTGTCGGAGTGTCGGGCTGTCGCAACGTCCGCGCGCGACGGCTCCTTCGCGGGAGCCGTCGGCCGGAGCGGCGGGTGGCACACTCAGGCGGTACATCCTCATATGCAGATGGCGTATATGTATGAGAACGGAGGTTAGGGCGGTGAACGCGACAGGGTCAATGGGTGTGACAGCGCGGATTTAGGATGGGCGGATGCCGGAGAACAGCGGGGTCCGTGGGGTGAAGTCGGCGTCCCGTACGGTCGCGCTGCTGGAACTCCTCGCCTCCCGGGGCGACCGGCCGGCCCGGCTGGACGAACTCGCCGAAGAGCTCGGCGTACCGCGCAGCAGCATGTACCAGCTGCTGCGGACCCTCGTCGACTGCGGCTGGGTGCGCACCGACACGACCGGTTCCCTGTACGGCATCGGCATCCGCGCCCTGCACACGGGGACGAGCTATCTGGACAGCGACCCGCATGTGCGCGCGGCGCGTCCCTACCTCGACGTGGCCTCGGACGCGCTCGGCGAGACGATCCATCTGGCCAGGCTCGACGGCTCGAACGTCGTGTATCTGGCGACGCGCGAGTCCCACGAGTACCTGCGCACCATCAGCCGGGTGGGGCGCCGCATCCCGGCGCACGCCGGAGCGCTCGGCAAGGCTCTGCTCGCCGAGCGTCCCGACGACCGACTCCCGCTGCCCGAAGGGCCCCTGGCGCCCCTCACGGAGAAGACGCACACCGGACGCGCCACGCTGCTGGCCGATCTCGCCGGGGTGCGCGAGCGCGGCTACTCGATCGACCGCGAGGAGACGGTGACGGGCATCGCCGGTTTCGGCTTCGCCCTGCGGTACGACTCACCGGCCGTCGACGCCATCAGCTGCTCGGTGCCGGTGGCGCGGCTCGGCAAGGAGCACGAGAGGCGGGTCGTGGCGGTCATGCGGGAGATCCGGACGAAGATCGAGAGTGTCCTGTCCCCCGCGTCCGGCGCCCCCGACTGGCGCTGAAACACCCACCGCCGGCGCCCCCGGGGCGCCGACCCACCAGCGTCCGGCGGCCGGAGGGATCAGCGCCTCGGGGGCCTGCCGCCGTGTCAGCTGCGTGGCGTGTCGAGCGCGTTCAGCAGCCGGTCGACGTCCTCGTCGCAGGTGTAGGGCGCGAGACCGACGCGTACGCCGCCCTCCTCGCCCAGCCCGAGCCGGCGGGACGCCTCGACGGCGTAGAAGGAGCCGGCCGGTGCGTCCACCCCGCGTTCG
The DNA window shown above is from Streptomyces sp. Alt3 and carries:
- the leuA gene encoding 2-isopropylmalate synthase is translated as MSDTTSFPTLRPPSGAVPADAPAWNPQRPSAMPHHRYRPAHDRVPLPPLTDRTWPSRRLERAPLWVPVDLRDGNQALAEPMDTERKRRMFDLLVTMGFKEIEVGYPSASRTDFDFVRHLAGSGAVPDDVTVSVFTAARQDLIDRTVDSVEGLPHVVVHLYTATAPTWRDVVLGRSRSEVHALIRDAATRLMRRAEERPGGDIRFEFSPEVFNLTEPDFVLDVCNGLTELWEASPDRPVIHNLPATVEIATPDVYADQIEYMHRHLARRESVVLSVHPHNDRGTGVACAELAVKAGAQRVEGCLFGNGERTGNVDLVTLALNLYAQGVDPMIDFSDIDAVRDVVEHCNRIPVHPRHPYGGELVHTAFSGTHQDAIAKGMAHHAKQAAEAGVSAGEAPWEVPYLPIDPGDIGRTYEEVIRINSQSGKGGIAHLLRTHHGLDLPQAMRPDFSQTVQQVTDSTGSELSPGELWDLFRTTYVAPCGEGPFVLESWSTSETGPGAHEFSCELRAEGQVRSLRGTGNGPLSALTDVLRSAGVTVDVLGFAEHSTATGPGSPAAAYAECRVDGTVSWGAGWDTSVLAASVHAVMAAVNRAGGLTR
- a CDS encoding ABC transporter ATP-binding protein, whose amino-acid sequence is MTHTPPVLRVHDVDVVRDGNHILSEVSLTVGAGEHWALLGANGAGKSTLLGLLGALTHPTRGTVEVLGHLLGRVDLRLLRTYVGHVDPRHALRSPLKVRDVVLTGLTNSVEPVPRWRPTAEQLTLAEDLVALLGLAARRDARWPTLSQGERGRALIARALMPRPRLLLLDEPATGLDVAGREQLIERIDGLQQSSPELASVLVTHHLEELPPGTTHAMLLRDGRCLASGPVDEVLTSDRISKCFDHPVRLSRFEGRWNVRTSRRPG
- a CDS encoding LysR family transcriptional regulator, which encodes MGDVEIRQVHYFIAVAEEGNFTRAAQRLSMTQPALSRAILALEKAVGATLLLRTPKGATLTAAGHAMLEEGRTLLAQAGNVTSRVRRAAERNASVTVTGPGCDAALLDRMVRSYNEADPPHPARTAVGTIDDQLGRLRSGQADIALVRALVGGTGLSSVVLRRERISVLVGARHRLAGAGTLRIADLAGEPLLGWQGPGAQLNDPVLWPDGLPGTPGPQVSDGLQMLAVVRLGQAVALAAPPSGGGGAPDGTVSIPLEDGPAVPLRLVWPKERTTPGIRRFVRHTVTSFRRTGRAGAADAVADGRSAARAG
- a CDS encoding SDR family NAD(P)-dependent oxidoreductase, which translates into the protein MTEYTPRAVVTAGTGGIGLETALGLARRGWDLTLVGRDPDRGRAAVSRVDGAAGRRAGRFVRADLSSLAGTRVLGERLAGEGGLDLLVNNVGGMWTERRESPEGIELSIALNHLSPCILTGALTDALAEAAPSRIVNVTSGAVAAAQGVFDEAEPPGPHYGLAATGRAKLAHLAHTVELAERLRPRGISVFAADPGAAATDNAAQMTVDILPPALRPHWEEIRKGVSAPVAAAATGPLAAATDPALDGRTGLVIGPGGAVDETLLAFVTPGLTEAVRVWTAGLMAKAGQAS
- a CDS encoding enolase C-terminal domain-like protein, producing MNQPTVTHFAVYPVAGRDCMELNLSGAHGPFFTRNIVVLKDSEGRTGLGEVPGGEKITRTLRDAESLVLGAKVGDYKRVLREIGSRFADRDSGGRGAQTFDLRTTVHAVTAVESALLDLLGRHLDVPVAALLGDGQQRDSVRVLGYLFYVGDPDRTELDYAREPGADVDWYRIRHEEALTPGAIVRQAEAAYDLYGFRDFKLKGGVLPGAEEVQAVTALKDRFPGARITLDPNGAWSLREAVELCSPLVGTLAYAEDPCGAEDGYSGREVLAEFRRATGLPTATNMIATDWRQLTHALALQSVSIPLADPHFWTMQGSVRVAQLCNAMGLTWGCHSNNHFDISLAMITHCGAAAPGEYNALDTHWIWQEGLERLTVTPPRISGGEIAVPDAPGLGVELDTDRLHAAHELYLKEALGARNDADAMQYLVPGWTFDAKRPCLVR
- a CDS encoding gluconate:H+ symporter, whose product is MPLVVVGISVVVLLLLMTRMKLNGFAALLLVAVGVALVQGIPAVEIPDVLSAGIGDQIGDTMLTIGLGAMVGRIMGDSGAAQRIAGKLLDAFGPRGVQLAMVVTSMLIGVTMFYEVAFIIIVPIAFTLVRVTGVNLLWVGLPMSISLSTMHSFLPPHPGPTAVAATFHASVGHTLFYGLFIAVPAGALVALLWPRLPFVKAMNPSIPKGLVSEREFTDEEMPGMGWSLFVALFPVALIAGAAVVDMAVSGDSPFLHGVAFIGSAPIALLLALLLAAWAFGPRIGRSLADVSASCSSAAQAMAMILLVIGAGGAFKNVLVEGGISDYIKDITEHWAISPIILAWLIAAILRIALGSATVAVVTASGVVLPLLTGSGAHPEMMVLAVSCGSIAFSHVNDPGFWLFKEYFNLSVIQAIKVRTGYTTVLAVLGLGGVLAAEWTLDVIGL
- a CDS encoding IclR family transcriptional regulator; the protein is MPENSGVRGVKSASRTVALLELLASRGDRPARLDELAEELGVPRSSMYQLLRTLVDCGWVRTDTTGSLYGIGIRALHTGTSYLDSDPHVRAARPYLDVASDALGETIHLARLDGSNVVYLATRESHEYLRTISRVGRRIPAHAGALGKALLAERPDDRLPLPEGPLAPLTEKTHTGRATLLADLAGVRERGYSIDREETVTGIAGFGFALRYDSPAVDAISCSVPVARLGKEHERRVVAVMREIRTKIESVLSPASGAPDWR